A portion of the Cryptomeria japonica chromosome 5, Sugi_1.0, whole genome shotgun sequence genome contains these proteins:
- the LOC131032741 gene encoding F-box only protein 6, producing the protein MAFNSEEVISNKSEDVEESAGDKCKVVVAREQNKALELQAVDLPHHLWENILARLPISSLFRMLSVCRAWNSMVHSDSFMTVYRKVPPQDVYFVLFADYVQRNVVAAYDPLDNTWAVMNLSSISSSSCLCSEACCIFRRGVVSGGGLVVAENRKGSYVVCNLFTKTHKILPAMLPMNNNSPYVVAIVVLSREYKILAVSTDDTITSQVYDSQTNSWKMSGSFDGRFAMVGNAAHLDGFLFCLSYPDNLLAFDLDAGTWHLVEVTMPPLVCPHIMEHDGSLILVGGIEEHRVLKKIGIWELDESVKQWHIVCTMPDHLFSKFSHGNLEHFLTVALCGKICFYKNYHSVIFMYDLSEKKWWGLPPCPLDSRICRPTWFGLALEPRLDAQV; encoded by the coding sequence ATGGCGTTTAATAGTGAAGAAGTTATCTCAAATAAGAGTGAAGATGTGGAGGAAAGCGCGGGGGACAAATGCAAGGTTGTGGTTGCTAGGGAGCAGAATAAGGCCCTAGAATTACAGGCAGTTGATCTTCCGCATCATCTGTGGGAAAATATCTTGGCCCGCCTGCCCATTTCAAGCCTTTTCAGAATGCTGAGCGTTTGCAGAGCCTGGAATTCAATGGTGCACTCGGACTCTTTTATGACAGTTTACAGAAAGGTGCCTCCCCAAGATGTTTATTTTGTTCTTTTTGCTGATTATGTTCAAAGAAATGTTGTTGCTGCATATGACCCACTAGATAATACGTGGGCTGTGATGAACCTGTCCAGCATTTCATCTTCATCCTGTCTTTGCTCTGAGGCTTGTTGTATATTTCGTAGGGGTGTAGTATCTGGTGGGGGTCTTGTGGTAGCTGAGAATAGAAAAGGCTCTTATGTTGTGTGCAATTTGTTCACTAAAACTCACAAGATTCTTCCTGCCATGCTACCCATGAATAATAATTCCCCCTATGTTGTTGCAATTGTGGTATTAAGCAGAGAGTATAAGATATTGGCTGTTAGCACGGATGATACAATTACTTCTCAGGTGTACGATTCACAGACCAATTCATGGAAGATGAGTGGGAGTTTTGATGGGAGATTTGCCATGGTAGGCAATGCTGCTCACCTTGATGGTTTTTTGTTCTGTTTGAGCTACCCTGATAACTTGTTGGCATTTGATTTGGATGCTGGAACTTGGCATTTAGTTGAGGTCACCATGCCTCCTCTTGTGTGCCCCCATATAATGGAACATGACGGTTCCTTAATTCTTGTTGGGGGCATTGAGGAGCATAGGGTTTTGAAGAAGATCGGTATTTGGGAGCTGGACGAGTCTGTCAAGCAGTGGCACATTGTTTGCACTATGCCTGATCATCTTTTCAGTAAATTCAGCCATGGAAATCTGGAACATTTTCTAACTGTTGCTCTGTGCGGTAaaatttgtttttacaaaaattatCATTCTGTTATTTTTATGTATGATCTTTCAGAAAAGAAATGGTGGGGACTGCCTCCCTGTCCGCTTGACAGTCGCATATGTAGGCCAACCTGGTTTGGCCTAGCACTTGAACCCCGCCTCGATGCACAGGTATAA